The proteins below come from a single Pristiophorus japonicus isolate sPriJap1 chromosome 18, sPriJap1.hap1, whole genome shotgun sequence genomic window:
- the smim1 gene encoding small integral membrane protein 1: MNTRETDVQYSRWNDSAQDQVTINVSAIEATGCKRIYNKLCTGKLGIVMKVLGGIVVFWIIFLIGYMTGYYVHKCK; encoded by the exons ATGAACACTCGCGAGACAGACGTGCAGTACAGCCGATGGAATGACAGTGCTCAGGATCAGGTCACCATCAATGTTTCTGCAATAGAAGCAACAGGCTGTAAACG GATTTACAATAAATTGTGCACCGGGAAACTGGGCATTGTGATGAAAGTACTTGGAGGGATTGTTGTGTTTTGGATTATCTTCCTCATTGGATACATGACGGGCTACTACGTTCACAAGTGCAAGTAG